From a single Streptomyces sp. NBC_00377 genomic region:
- a CDS encoding amidohydrolase family protein, protein MSTELPRIVSVDDHVIEPAHLFATWLPRKYRDRGPQPLTAGIGELAYVAGKYRITMDPDGQRTDWWIYEDLKFPYKRNIAAVGFDRDEMTLEGITREEMRRGCWDPKARLADMDLNHVEASLCFPSFPRFCGQTFAEAHDKEVALACVRAYNDWMVEEWCGDSGGRLIPLCLIPLWDVGLAVAEIRRNAARGVRAVTFSEIPSHLGLPSIHSGYWDPFFAVCEETGTVVNMHIGSSSQMPAASPDAPPAVQASLSFNNAMASMMDFLFSGVLVKYPRLKLAYSEGQMGWIPYALERADDVWEEHRAWGGVRDIVPEPPSTYYYRQIFCCFFRDKHGVASLDVVGRDNATFETDYPHVDSTFPHTKEVALDHVKGLDDETVYKLMRGNAIRMLDLDLDK, encoded by the coding sequence ATGAGCACCGAACTGCCGCGCATCGTCAGCGTCGACGACCACGTGATCGAACCCGCGCACCTCTTCGCGACCTGGCTGCCGCGGAAGTACCGGGACCGGGGGCCGCAGCCCCTCACCGCGGGGATCGGCGAGCTCGCCTACGTCGCCGGGAAGTACCGGATCACCATGGACCCGGACGGCCAGCGCACCGACTGGTGGATCTACGAGGACCTGAAGTTCCCGTACAAGCGCAACATCGCGGCGGTCGGCTTCGACCGCGACGAGATGACGCTGGAGGGCATCACCCGGGAGGAGATGCGGCGCGGCTGCTGGGATCCGAAGGCGCGGCTGGCGGACATGGACCTCAACCATGTCGAGGCCTCCCTCTGCTTCCCCTCGTTCCCCCGCTTCTGCGGCCAGACCTTCGCCGAGGCGCACGACAAGGAGGTCGCGCTGGCCTGTGTGCGCGCCTACAACGACTGGATGGTCGAGGAGTGGTGCGGGGACAGCGGCGGGCGGCTGATCCCGCTCTGCCTGATCCCCCTGTGGGACGTCGGGCTCGCGGTCGCCGAGATCCGGCGCAACGCGGCCCGCGGGGTGCGCGCGGTGACCTTCTCCGAGATCCCCAGCCACCTCGGGCTGCCGTCGATCCACTCGGGCTACTGGGACCCGTTCTTCGCGGTGTGCGAGGAGACGGGGACGGTCGTCAACATGCACATCGGTTCGTCCTCGCAGATGCCCGCGGCCTCCCCCGACGCCCCGCCGGCCGTCCAGGCGTCCCTTTCGTTCAACAATGCGATGGCCTCGATGATGGACTTCCTCTTCAGCGGGGTGCTGGTGAAGTACCCGCGTCTGAAACTCGCCTACTCCGAGGGTCAGATGGGCTGGATCCCGTACGCCCTGGAGCGCGCCGACGACGTCTGGGAGGAGCACCGGGCCTGGGGCGGGGTCAGGGACATCGTCCCCGAGCCGCCGTCCACGTACTACTACCGGCAGATCTTCTGCTGCTTCTTCCGCGACAAGCACGGGGTCGCGTCCCTGGACGTGGTGGGGCGGGACAACGCGACCTTCGAGACCGACTACCCGCACGTCGACTCGACCTTCCCGCACACCAAGGAGGTCGCCCTCGACCACGTGAAGGGCCTCGACGACGAGACGGTCTACAAGCTGATGCGGGGCAACGCCATCCGCATGCTGGACCTGGACCTCGACAAGTAG
- a CDS encoding acyl-CoA dehydrogenase family protein: MDLSDSPEDAEFRGRLREWLGKTLPTLPPKPSPGDWPGRRAYDLGWQRTLYDAGYADVHWQASPSVRLIFLEETERAGAPYVGAGFVGLLHAGPTIAAEGTAEQRARWLPPVLRGEEVWCQGFSEPGAGSDLAALRTRAWRDGDDYVVSGSKIWTSHAEVADWCELLVRTDPGAPRHKGITWLAMPMDAPGVTVRPLRTLAGSAEFAEVFLDEVRVPVANRVGEENDGWRVTMVTLSFERGTAFVGEVVACRRVLGELAVEARRNGRWEDPALRRRLGALNAGFRALWRLTQWNVSEAETGGGVPGVGGSVFKLRYSQARQELYEAAADVLGDESLDVDHPWVADRLSSLSYTIAAGTSQIQRDIVAERILGLPKGR; the protein is encoded by the coding sequence ATGGACCTCTCGGACAGCCCCGAGGACGCGGAGTTCCGGGGCCGGCTGCGCGAGTGGCTCGGCAAGACGCTGCCGACGCTCCCGCCGAAGCCGTCCCCGGGCGACTGGCCCGGCCGCCGCGCCTACGACCTCGGCTGGCAGCGGACGCTGTACGACGCCGGCTACGCCGACGTGCACTGGCAGGCCTCGCCGAGCGTCCGCCTGATCTTCCTGGAGGAGACGGAGAGGGCGGGCGCCCCCTATGTGGGCGCGGGTTTCGTCGGGCTGCTGCACGCCGGGCCGACGATCGCCGCCGAGGGCACGGCCGAGCAGCGGGCGCGCTGGCTGCCGCCCGTCCTGCGCGGCGAGGAGGTGTGGTGCCAGGGCTTCAGCGAGCCAGGGGCGGGCTCCGACCTCGCGGCGCTGCGCACGCGCGCGTGGCGGGACGGCGACGACTACGTGGTGAGCGGATCCAAGATCTGGACCTCCCACGCGGAGGTCGCCGACTGGTGCGAGCTGCTGGTCCGCACGGATCCCGGGGCGCCCAGGCACAAGGGCATCACCTGGCTGGCCATGCCCATGGACGCCCCCGGCGTCACCGTGCGGCCGCTGCGCACCCTCGCCGGATCCGCCGAGTTCGCCGAGGTGTTCCTCGACGAGGTGCGGGTGCCGGTCGCCAACCGGGTGGGGGAGGAGAACGACGGCTGGCGGGTGACGATGGTGACGCTGTCGTTCGAGCGCGGCACCGCCTTCGTCGGTGAGGTCGTCGCCTGCCGGCGGGTGCTGGGCGAACTCGCCGTGGAGGCACGCAGGAACGGACGCTGGGAGGACCCCGCCCTCCGGCGGCGCCTGGGCGCCCTCAACGCCGGGTTCCGGGCGCTCTGGCGGCTGACGCAGTGGAACGTCAGCGAGGCGGAGACCGGGGGAGGGGTGCCGGGCGTCGGGGGTTCGGTCTTCAAACTGAGGTATTCGCAGGCGCGCCAGGAGCTCTACGAGGCGGCCGCCGACGTTCTGGGCGACGAGTCCCTCGACGTCGACCACCCGTGGGTCGCCGACCGGCTCTCCTCCCTCTCGTACACCATCGCGGCCGGTACCTCGCAGATCCAGCGCGACATCGTGGCCGAACGGATCCTGGGGCTGCCGAAAGGACGGTGA
- a CDS encoding acyl-CoA dehydrogenase family protein: MRFRLTDDQRALREGVRALLARRFDRAALRAAVDRPGRLDRALWRDLGAAGFFALRLPEADGGVGLGLPETVLVFEEAGRVLLPGPLVATHLAAGHVPGAADGETVVAAVDGGGLVEWLAEADVVRGAADGAVPLRSVDPLTPLHRVPGPRVPADPVAVLLTAAEQLGTATRACELAVQHARAREQFGRPIGAFQAVKHLCADLLVRVEVARAAVYAAAVTADPADIAAARLLADEAAVRGARDCLQVHGGMGFTWEADVHLLLKRAWVRTRRAGGGTQGEESLAADLLSGAGR; the protein is encoded by the coding sequence ATGCGTTTTCGACTGACGGACGATCAACGGGCGCTGCGCGAGGGGGTGCGGGCGCTCCTGGCGCGCCGCTTCGACCGCGCGGCGCTGCGGGCCGCCGTGGACCGGCCGGGACGGCTGGACCGGGCGCTGTGGCGTGACCTCGGCGCGGCCGGGTTCTTCGCGCTACGGCTGCCCGAGGCGGACGGCGGGGTCGGACTCGGCCTGCCCGAGACCGTGTTGGTGTTCGAGGAGGCGGGCCGGGTCCTGCTGCCGGGCCCGCTGGTGGCCACCCACCTCGCGGCGGGACACGTGCCCGGCGCGGCCGACGGGGAGACGGTCGTGGCGGCCGTGGACGGCGGCGGTCTCGTCGAGTGGCTGGCGGAGGCCGACGTCGTGCGCGGCGCGGCCGACGGGGCCGTGCCTCTGCGGTCGGTGGATCCGCTGACCCCGCTGCACCGCGTTCCGGGGCCCCGTGTGCCGGCCGATCCCGTCGCCGTACTCCTCACCGCCGCCGAGCAGCTCGGGACCGCCACGCGCGCGTGCGAGCTGGCCGTGCAACACGCCCGGGCGCGCGAGCAGTTCGGGCGGCCGATCGGCGCCTTCCAGGCGGTCAAGCATCTGTGCGCGGACCTGCTGGTGCGGGTCGAGGTGGCCCGCGCGGCGGTCTACGCGGCCGCCGTCACCGCCGATCCGGCCGACATCGCGGCCGCCCGGCTCCTAGCCGACGAGGCCGCGGTACGCGGGGCGCGCGACTGCCTCCAGGTGCACGGCGGCATGGGCTTCACCTGGGAGGCGGACGTGCATCTGCTGCTGAAACGGGCCTGGGTGCGCACCCGTCGTGCGGGCGGCGGCACGCAGGGTGAGGAGTCGCTCGCCGCCGATCTGCTCTCCGGAGCCGGCCGCTGA
- a CDS encoding ATP-binding protein produces MQLEIRPDPAEVGRARRWARSRLAGSGIGDEEPLAETLILLVSELVTNAVVHTGCPAVLRLSLPGGTAEPSTVRLEVADTSDRAPVPRCAGDEATGGRGLALVDGLADRWGWSVEGAGKRIWCELDRCAAPVEAEADHGVAQELRVAVTVEPQPAEPAYGGLAYEVV; encoded by the coding sequence GTGCAGCTGGAGATCCGGCCCGACCCCGCTGAGGTGGGGCGCGCCCGCAGGTGGGCCCGTTCGCGCCTCGCCGGGTCCGGGATAGGGGACGAGGAGCCGCTCGCCGAGACGCTGATCCTGCTCGTCTCCGAACTGGTCACCAACGCCGTGGTGCACACCGGCTGTCCGGCCGTGCTGCGGCTCTCCCTGCCGGGCGGGACGGCCGAGCCGTCCACCGTCCGTCTGGAGGTGGCCGACACCAGCGACCGGGCCCCCGTGCCCCGGTGCGCCGGCGACGAGGCGACGGGCGGCCGCGGACTGGCCCTCGTCGACGGCCTCGCGGACCGCTGGGGCTGGAGCGTCGAGGGTGCGGGCAAGCGCATCTGGTGCGAACTGGACCGCTGCGCCGCGCCGGTCGAGGCCGAGGCGGACCACGGCGTTGCGCAGGAGCTCCGGGTCGCCGTCACGGTGGAGCCCCAGCCGGCCGAGCCGGCTTATGGAGGGCTCGCGTACGAGGTCGTGTGA
- a CDS encoding cyclase family protein, whose protein sequence is MTLPVEFHDIAKRVNNWGRWGADDEIGTLNLVTDDVVRAAAAEVRTGRRVPLALPLREDGVQTGLIPGRVNPLHAMVQINQEIFGPGTVACSDDAVTMGLQAGTHWDALTHVSHSGKLYNGRPATTVTPHGGAEFSGIDKARHIVSRGVLLDVARARGVDRLDGGHAVTPEDLEAAEELAGTRVRAGDIVLVRTGQVQVYLAGDKQGYGYPSPGLSVRTPEWFHARDVAAVANDTLTFEIFPPEIDDLWLPVHALHLVEMGMLQGQNWNLEELSTACGQEVRYAFLLSAMPEPFVGGTGTPVAPVAVL, encoded by the coding sequence ATGACACTGCCGGTCGAGTTCCACGACATAGCGAAGCGCGTCAACAACTGGGGGCGCTGGGGGGCCGACGACGAGATCGGCACGCTGAACCTCGTCACCGACGACGTCGTCCGCGCGGCCGCGGCCGAGGTCCGCACCGGCCGCCGGGTCCCGCTCGCCCTGCCCCTGCGGGAGGACGGCGTGCAGACCGGGCTGATCCCGGGGCGGGTCAACCCGCTGCACGCCATGGTGCAGATCAACCAGGAGATCTTCGGCCCCGGAACGGTGGCGTGCAGCGACGACGCCGTGACGATGGGCCTCCAGGCCGGCACCCACTGGGACGCGCTGACGCATGTCTCGCACTCGGGGAAGCTCTACAACGGCCGGCCTGCCACCACCGTCACCCCGCACGGGGGCGCCGAGTTCAGCGGCATCGACAAGGCGCGGCACATCGTCTCGCGCGGGGTGCTCCTGGACGTGGCACGCGCGCGTGGCGTCGACCGCCTGGACGGCGGACACGCGGTCACCCCGGAGGACCTGGAGGCCGCCGAGGAACTGGCCGGCACCCGGGTGCGCGCCGGCGACATCGTCCTCGTGCGGACCGGGCAGGTGCAGGTCTATCTGGCCGGCGACAAGCAGGGGTACGGCTATCCCTCGCCGGGGCTCTCGGTCCGCACCCCGGAGTGGTTCCACGCGCGCGATGTGGCGGCGGTCGCCAACGACACCCTGACGTTCGAGATCTTCCCGCCCGAGATCGATGACCTGTGGCTCCCCGTGCACGCGCTCCACCTCGTGGAGATGGGGATGCTCCAGGGCCAGAACTGGAATCTCGAAGAGTTGTCCACAGCCTGTGGACAAGAAGTCCGCTACGCGTTCCTGCTGTCGGCGATGCCGGAGCCGTTCGTCGGCGGAACGGGAACCCCGGTGGCCCCGGTGGCGGTGCTGTAG
- a CDS encoding SDR family NAD(P)-dependent oxidoreductase: MGNFLTGKVVAVTGAGRGIGRAVALAAAAEGARIVVNDYGVSVDGASPTSEVAEAVVKEIEAAGGEAVAVADDISTMAGGQRVVDTALASYGRLDGVVCVAGILRERMLFNMSEAEWDPVLATHLKGTFTVFRAASAVMRGQRSGTLIGFTSGNHQGSVSQANYSAAKGGIISLVRSAALGLHKYGVTANAVAPVARTRMSAGVPMELTEIGEPEDVAAFVVYLLSERAREAGITGQVYTVAGPKIAVWAQPAELRSAYAEGGSWTPERIAEVLPGTVGVDPMPMLARLEEMARAARDGARPNG; encoded by the coding sequence GTGGGGAACTTCCTGACCGGCAAGGTCGTCGCCGTCACGGGTGCGGGACGAGGCATCGGACGGGCCGTGGCGCTCGCGGCGGCGGCCGAGGGCGCACGGATCGTCGTCAACGACTACGGGGTCTCGGTGGACGGCGCCTCACCGACCAGCGAGGTCGCCGAGGCCGTGGTGAAGGAGATCGAGGCGGCGGGCGGCGAGGCGGTCGCCGTCGCCGACGACATCTCGACGATGGCCGGCGGGCAGCGGGTCGTCGACACCGCGCTGGCCTCGTACGGGCGGCTCGACGGGGTCGTGTGCGTGGCCGGGATCCTGCGTGAGCGGATGCTGTTCAACATGTCCGAGGCGGAGTGGGACCCGGTTCTCGCCACCCACCTCAAGGGCACGTTCACGGTCTTCCGGGCGGCGTCCGCGGTGATGCGCGGGCAGCGCTCCGGCACACTGATCGGCTTCACCAGCGGCAACCACCAGGGCTCCGTCTCCCAGGCCAACTACAGCGCGGCCAAGGGCGGGATCATCTCGCTCGTACGGAGCGCCGCGCTGGGACTGCACAAGTACGGGGTGACGGCCAACGCGGTCGCTCCGGTCGCGCGGACGCGGATGTCCGCGGGCGTGCCGATGGAACTCACCGAGATCGGGGAGCCGGAGGACGTGGCCGCGTTCGTGGTCTACCTGCTGTCGGAGCGGGCGCGGGAGGCGGGAATCACCGGGCAGGTGTACACCGTGGCGGGACCGAAGATCGCGGTCTGGGCGCAGCCCGCTGAACTGCGCTCGGCCTACGCGGAGGGGGGGTCCTGGACGCCCGAGCGGATCGCCGAGGTGCTGCCGGGGACCGTGGGGGTGGATCCGATGCCGATGCTGGCCCGGTTGGAGGAGATGGCGCGGGCCGCGCGGGACGGGGCGCGACCCAACGGGTGA
- a CDS encoding acyl-CoA dehydrogenase family protein — MEFGFTAQDDAFRAEARAWLEAHAPSAGDRRSWERTLGAAGWIGLGWGEDGYGNRSGSLTQQVAWAEEYARSRAPARSGHIGEKLLAPTLLAHGTAEQKARFLPPVAAGTELWCQGYSEPGAGSDLAGVRTRAEPAPGGRSYLITGQKIWTSLAHEADWCFVLARTDPESRRHHGLTFFLVPMDQPGRIEIRPIRQLTGTSDFNEVFFDGAHARVEHVVGAEGDGWRVAMSLLGFERGVSTLAQQIGFAQELGQVVRTAVRTGAADDPVVRERLVRLWAELRTMRWNALRTLGGSGGPGAPSVAKLLWAGWHQRLGEVAVQVRGAGGSVGPADWSPSSPYELDEAQHLFLFSRADTIYGGSDQIQRTIIAERVLGLPRQPKG; from the coding sequence GTGGAATTCGGGTTCACAGCGCAGGATGACGCGTTCCGCGCCGAGGCGCGCGCCTGGCTCGAAGCGCACGCACCGTCGGCCGGCGACCGGCGCTCGTGGGAGCGCACCCTCGGTGCGGCCGGGTGGATCGGGCTCGGGTGGGGGGAGGACGGGTACGGGAACCGGAGCGGGAGTCTCACCCAGCAGGTCGCCTGGGCCGAGGAGTACGCGCGCTCGCGGGCTCCGGCCCGCTCCGGGCACATCGGGGAGAAGCTGCTCGCGCCCACCCTGCTCGCACACGGCACGGCGGAGCAGAAGGCGCGCTTCCTGCCGCCGGTCGCCGCCGGGACCGAGTTGTGGTGCCAGGGATACAGCGAGCCCGGCGCGGGCTCCGACCTCGCCGGGGTCCGCACCAGGGCCGAACCCGCCCCCGGCGGACGGTCGTACCTGATCACCGGGCAGAAGATCTGGACCTCGCTCGCCCATGAGGCCGACTGGTGCTTCGTGCTCGCCCGCACCGACCCGGAGTCGAGGCGTCACCACGGGCTGACCTTCTTCCTCGTCCCCATGGACCAGCCGGGACGGATCGAGATCCGGCCCATCCGGCAGCTGACCGGCACCAGCGACTTCAACGAGGTCTTCTTCGACGGGGCGCACGCACGCGTGGAGCACGTCGTCGGCGCCGAGGGCGACGGCTGGCGGGTCGCGATGAGCCTCCTCGGCTTCGAACGCGGGGTGTCGACCCTCGCCCAGCAGATCGGCTTCGCCCAGGAGTTGGGGCAGGTCGTGCGTACGGCCGTACGGACGGGGGCGGCAGACGATCCCGTCGTCCGCGAGCGGCTGGTACGGCTGTGGGCCGAGCTGCGCACCATGCGGTGGAACGCGTTGCGGACGCTGGGAGGCTCGGGCGGGCCGGGCGCGCCCAGTGTGGCCAAGCTGCTGTGGGCGGGCTGGCACCAGCGGCTCGGGGAGGTGGCGGTGCAGGTGCGGGGGGCCGGGGGGAGCGTCGGACCCGCCGACTGGTCGCCCTCCTCGCCCTACGAACTCGACGAGGCGCAGCACCTGTTCCTGTTCTCCCGGGCCGACACGATCTACGGCGGCTCGGACCAGATCCAGCGCACGATCATCGCCGAGCGGGTGCTCGGCCTGCCCAGACAGCCCAAGGGATAG
- a CDS encoding Zn-dependent alcohol dehydrogenase, giving the protein MRGVVFDGKRAEVVDDLAVRDPGPGEVLVAISAAGLCHSDLSVVDGTIPFPAPVVLGHEGAGVVAAVGAGVTHVVPGDHVALSTLANCGACAECDRGRPTMCRQAIGRPRKPFTRAGSPVYQFAANSAFAERTVVKAVQAVRIPKDIPLTSAALIGCGVLTGVGAVLNRARVGHGESVVVIGTGGIGLNVLQGARIAGALRIVAVDANPAKEEVARRFGATDFLTSTDGVREILPTGADHVFECVGRVELIRTAVDLLDRHGQAVLLGVPPATAEASFLVSSLFLDKSILGCRYGASRPQRDIALYADLYREGRLLLDELVTQTYPVEDFEKASGDAEAGRVARAVLTF; this is encoded by the coding sequence ATGCGAGGCGTGGTGTTCGACGGGAAGCGGGCCGAGGTCGTCGACGATCTGGCCGTCCGTGATCCGGGGCCGGGCGAGGTGCTCGTCGCGATCTCGGCGGCCGGGCTGTGCCACAGCGACCTCTCGGTCGTCGACGGGACGATTCCCTTTCCGGCACCCGTTGTCCTCGGCCATGAGGGCGCGGGGGTCGTCGCGGCGGTCGGCGCGGGGGTCACCCATGTGGTGCCGGGGGACCACGTGGCGCTGTCCACGCTCGCCAACTGCGGCGCCTGCGCGGAGTGCGACCGCGGCCGGCCGACGATGTGCCGGCAGGCCATCGGGCGCCCGCGCAAACCCTTCACGCGCGCGGGGAGCCCGGTGTACCAGTTCGCGGCCAACTCCGCCTTCGCCGAGCGCACGGTGGTGAAGGCCGTACAGGCCGTCCGCATCCCGAAGGACATCCCGCTGACGTCCGCCGCGCTGATCGGGTGCGGGGTCCTGACCGGCGTCGGGGCCGTGCTCAACCGCGCGCGCGTGGGGCACGGGGAGAGCGTCGTCGTCATCGGGACGGGCGGGATAGGGCTGAACGTGCTCCAGGGCGCGCGGATCGCGGGCGCGCTGCGGATCGTCGCGGTGGACGCGAACCCGGCGAAGGAGGAGGTGGCCCGGCGCTTCGGCGCGACGGACTTCCTCACCTCCACGGACGGGGTACGGGAGATCCTGCCGACGGGCGCGGACCACGTCTTCGAGTGCGTGGGCCGGGTCGAGCTGATCCGGACGGCCGTCGACCTGCTCGACCGGCACGGGCAGGCGGTGCTTCTCGGGGTGCCGCCCGCCACCGCCGAGGCGTCCTTCCTCGTCTCCTCCCTGTTCCTGGACAAGTCGATCCTGGGCTGCCGGTACGGCGCCTCGCGCCCCCAGCGGGACATCGCCCTGTACGCCGACCTGTACCGCGAGGGCCGGCTGCTGCTCGACGAACTCGTCACGCAGACCTACCCGGTGGAGGACTTCGAGAAGGCGTCCGGTGACGCGGAGGCGGGGCGGGTCGCACGGGCGGTGCTCACGTTCTGA
- a CDS encoding GlxA family transcriptional regulator, which produces MTIERATSTGRTTNAEQGLHTGRAMNPGQTFGTERAADGGQAVSAGQAVSTGRAAEAGQAVSGERGFRPHRVVVLALDGLLPFELGIPHRIFGRPKDTEGRHLYEVVTCSIRPPGPVETDADFAIAVAHGPETLATADTVIVPASYELGPVFEEGVLTDDLAAALAHIRPGTRLASICTGVYVLAAAGFLDGRPATTHWADSDRLQRLFPQIDVDPEVLFIDDGDVLTSAGVAAGIDLCLHMVRRDHGTVVANDVARRTVVPPHRDGGQAQYIERPVPDPQQATTTAARAWALGRLHEPIQLRDMADQEAMSVRTFTRRFREETGVSPGQWLTQQRIERARHLLESSDRSVDQIAGDAGFGTAQSMRQHLQAALGVTPTAYRRTFRTGNGGSRGPGTGSGAGGSGGHDVVAALR; this is translated from the coding sequence ATGACCATCGAACGGGCCACGAGCACCGGACGAACCACGAACGCCGAGCAGGGCCTGCACACCGGACGGGCCATGAACCCCGGGCAGACCTTCGGGACCGAGCGGGCCGCGGACGGCGGACAGGCCGTGAGCGCCGGACAGGCCGTGAGCACCGGGCGAGCTGCGGAAGCCGGGCAGGCCGTGAGCGGTGAGCGCGGTTTCCGTCCCCACCGTGTCGTCGTGCTCGCCCTCGACGGTCTGCTCCCCTTCGAGCTGGGCATCCCGCACCGCATCTTCGGCCGCCCCAAGGACACGGAGGGCCGCCACCTGTACGAGGTCGTCACCTGCTCGATCCGGCCGCCCGGCCCGGTCGAGACGGACGCCGACTTCGCCATCGCCGTCGCCCACGGCCCCGAGACCCTGGCCACCGCCGACACGGTGATCGTCCCGGCCTCCTACGAACTCGGCCCGGTCTTCGAGGAGGGTGTCCTGACCGACGACCTCGCCGCCGCGCTCGCCCACATCCGGCCCGGCACCCGGCTCGCCTCGATCTGCACCGGCGTGTACGTCCTGGCCGCCGCGGGCTTCCTCGACGGCCGTCCCGCGACCACGCACTGGGCCGACTCCGACCGCCTCCAGCGACTCTTCCCGCAGATCGACGTCGACCCCGAGGTCCTCTTCATCGACGACGGCGACGTGCTCACCTCGGCGGGGGTCGCCGCCGGGATCGACCTGTGCCTGCACATGGTGCGCCGCGACCACGGCACGGTCGTCGCCAACGACGTCGCCCGCCGTACGGTCGTGCCGCCGCACCGCGACGGCGGCCAGGCGCAGTACATCGAGCGCCCCGTGCCCGACCCGCAGCAGGCGACCACGACCGCCGCCCGCGCATGGGCGCTGGGCCGCCTGCACGAGCCGATCCAGCTGCGGGACATGGCCGACCAGGAGGCCATGTCGGTGCGGACGTTCACGCGCCGCTTCCGCGAGGAGACCGGTGTCAGCCCGGGCCAGTGGCTCACCCAGCAGCGGATCGAGCGGGCCCGGCACCTGCTGGAGTCCAGCGACCGGTCCGTCGACCAGATCGCCGGGGACGCCGGCTTCGGCACCGCCCAGTCGATGCGCCAGCACCTACAGGCGGCCCTCGGGGTCACTCCGACCGCGTACCGCCGTACCTTCCGCACCGGGAACGGCGGGAGCAGGGGACCCGGCACGGGGTCGGGAGCCGGCGGGAGCGGGGGACACGACGTGGTCGCCGCCCTGCGGTGA
- a CDS encoding MFS transporter, whose protein sequence is MTQTTETPAAAGEQQPASGRGSVRRRRGRVHRAWFVAAVTFVTIIGAAAFRSLPGLLIDPLHEEFGWSRGTIGAAVSVNLALYGLTAPFAAALMDRFGIRRVVAVALTVISVGSLLTVWMTAAWQLLLYWGLLVGLGSGSMALAFAATVTNRWFTERRGLVSGILTAASASGQLIFLPLLSWMVTRYDWRPAAVTVALAALAVVPFVWLLLRDHPADVGQKPYGATEYVAKPPPVQGAARRTLRVLFSAVRTGPFWLLAGTFAICGASTNGLVQTHFVPAAHDHGMPVTAAASLLAVIGVFDVVGTIASGWFTDRFEPRRLLAVYYALRGMSLLFLPMLLAPSVHPPMIFFIVFYGLDWVATVPPTLALCREQYGEDSAIVFGWVLASHQVGAAVVAFAGGLARDAFGSYDMVWYASGALCAAAALMALVIRRSPAVPVPATV, encoded by the coding sequence GTGACCCAGACAACCGAAACTCCGGCAGCCGCCGGGGAACAGCAGCCTGCTTCCGGCCGGGGCTCCGTGCGCCGCCGCCGCGGTCGTGTCCATCGCGCGTGGTTCGTCGCCGCCGTCACCTTCGTCACGATCATCGGCGCGGCGGCCTTCCGGTCGCTCCCCGGTCTGCTCATCGACCCGCTGCACGAGGAGTTCGGCTGGTCACGCGGCACGATCGGGGCGGCGGTCTCGGTCAACCTGGCGCTGTACGGTCTCACCGCCCCGTTCGCGGCGGCGCTGATGGACCGTTTCGGCATCCGCCGGGTGGTCGCCGTGGCCCTCACGGTGATCTCGGTCGGCTCGCTGCTCACGGTGTGGATGACGGCGGCCTGGCAGCTGCTGCTGTACTGGGGCCTGCTGGTGGGCCTGGGCTCCGGCTCGATGGCACTCGCCTTCGCCGCGACGGTCACCAACCGCTGGTTCACCGAGCGCCGGGGGCTGGTGAGCGGCATCCTGACCGCGGCTTCCGCCTCCGGCCAGCTGATCTTCCTGCCGCTGCTGTCGTGGATGGTCACGCGGTACGACTGGCGCCCGGCGGCGGTGACGGTCGCGCTGGCCGCGCTCGCCGTCGTCCCCTTCGTCTGGCTGCTGCTGCGGGACCACCCGGCCGACGTGGGCCAGAAGCCGTACGGCGCGACGGAGTACGTCGCGAAGCCGCCGCCGGTGCAGGGCGCCGCCCGCCGCACCCTGCGGGTCCTCTTCTCGGCGGTCCGCACGGGCCCGTTCTGGCTGCTGGCCGGAACCTTCGCGATCTGCGGCGCCTCGACGAACGGCCTGGTCCAGACCCACTTCGTGCCGGCCGCCCACGACCACGGCATGCCCGTCACGGCGGCGGCCTCGCTGCTCGCGGTCATCGGCGTCTTCGATGTCGTCGGCACGATCGCCTCCGGCTGGTTCACCGACCGGTTCGAACCGCGGCGGCTGCTCGCGGTGTACTACGCGCTGAGGGGGATGTCGCTGCTGTTCCTCCCGATGCTGCTGGCGCCGTCCGTCCACCCTCCGATGATCTTCTTCATCGTCTTCTACGGCCTCGACTGGGTCGCGACCGTCCCGCCCACCCTGGCCCTGTGCCGCGAGCAGTACGGCGAGGACAGTGCCATCGTCTTCGGCTGGGTGCTGGCGTCCCACCAGGTCGGCGCCGCGGTGGTGGCCTTCGCGGGCGGCCTGGCGCGGGACGCGTTCGGCTCGTACGACATGGTCTGGTACGCGTCCGGGGCGCTGTGCGCCGCCGCTGCCCTGATGGCGCTGGTGATCCGGCGCAGCCCGGCGGTTCCCGTGCCGGCGACGGTGTGA